The Chitinophaga flava genome has a segment encoding these proteins:
- a CDS encoding response regulator transcription factor, with product MRLLIIEDEKPLTKSIHSYLLQSNFLCDAAYNFFEGKDKLDTCSYDCIVLDISLPGGSGLELLQHMKRRKVSSGVIIISARNSLDDKITGLEMGGDDYLTKPFHLAELTARINSIIRRKSFEGNNIISFDKLTVNILDKTVKIGAEEIHLTKKEYKLLLYFISNRNRVVTKEAIADHLWEDYATLGYSFDFIYSHIKNLRKKLMDKGCPDYIKALYGMGYKFVEENLTA from the coding sequence ATGAGATTACTAATTATTGAGGACGAAAAGCCACTTACAAAAAGCATCCATAGTTATCTGCTGCAAAGCAATTTTTTATGTGATGCTGCCTACAATTTTTTTGAAGGAAAAGATAAGCTGGACACCTGTTCCTATGACTGCATCGTTTTAGATATCTCCCTGCCGGGAGGCAGCGGCCTGGAGCTGCTGCAGCACATGAAGCGGCGCAAAGTCTCATCCGGCGTGATCATCATCTCTGCCAGAAATTCGCTGGATGATAAAATAACCGGCCTGGAAATGGGGGGAGATGATTATCTCACCAAACCCTTTCACCTCGCAGAGCTGACGGCCCGCATCAACTCCATCATCCGGAGGAAAAGTTTTGAAGGCAACAACATCATCTCCTTCGATAAACTAACTGTTAACATCCTCGACAAAACAGTAAAAATCGGTGCTGAAGAAATTCATCTCACCAAAAAAGAATACAAACTGCTGTTGTATTTTATCAGTAACAGAAATCGCGTAGTCACGAAAGAAGCTATTGCAGACCATCTGTGGGAAGATTATGCCACGCTGGGATACAGCTTCGACTTCATCTATTCCCATATCAAAAATCTCCGGAAAAAGCTCATGGACAAAGGCTGTCCCGATTATATCAAAGCACTCTATGGCATGGGATACAAGTTTGTGGAAGAAAATCTGACAGCATGA
- a CDS encoding Crp/Fnr family transcriptional regulator, with protein sequence MFEQIDKFVDQCISLTPQERELFHSLLKFRRVRKRTYLLQEGEICDFEAYIVKGCIRTYYLSDDGTETILSFAIEDWWVSDLYSFTEQKPSNMFIETIEDCELLIIDHKSKNELYQKIPKFETLFRLLVQRSLFALQRRFHSLVSQTAEQRYLAFVEKYPQIVQRVPQNQIARYLGVSPEFLSKVRSGIQKKK encoded by the coding sequence ATGTTTGAACAGATTGACAAATTTGTAGATCAGTGTATTTCTCTCACACCACAGGAGAGGGAGTTGTTTCATTCACTGCTGAAGTTCAGACGGGTGAGAAAACGTACTTATCTGTTACAGGAAGGAGAAATATGCGATTTTGAAGCGTATATCGTGAAAGGGTGCATCCGTACTTATTATTTAAGTGATGATGGTACGGAAACAATTTTGTCCTTTGCTATAGAAGACTGGTGGGTGAGCGATCTGTACAGCTTTACGGAGCAGAAGCCTTCCAATATGTTTATTGAAACCATTGAAGACTGTGAGCTGCTGATCATTGACCACAAAAGTAAAAACGAACTTTACCAGAAGATACCCAAGTTTGAAACACTGTTCCGCCTGTTAGTGCAACGATCTCTTTTTGCTTTACAGCGGCGCTTTCACAGCCTGGTTTCCCAAACGGCGGAACAGCGTTACCTGGCATTTGTTGAAAAGTACCCGCAGATTGTACAGCGGGTACCTCAAAACCAGATTGCCAGATATCTGGGCGTATCACCCGAATTTTTAAGTAAGGTGAGAAGTGGTATTCAGAAGAAGAAATAA
- a CDS encoding DUF2314 domain-containing protein — MEEKHIFYSEGDDPAMLGAFKKAQETFKYCWRELSWESRRIVPALDFACVKIAFSEETGTPGKPIVEYMWVNEISFDGETVRGVLINEPDRLQNVKNGDYVEAPLSRICDWLLATEGKSYGGFTVQLLRSGMSPEERQQHDEAWDLDFGDYNDIQLVRGQKEHPGNLTEHPMSVNMKDSFISFLQQHPSEITQQDDAGYTLLHKETIAGNKTIVEVLLEAGADKNAKTLDGKTALDFARQLNWEHIIPLLSH, encoded by the coding sequence ATGGAAGAAAAGCATATTTTTTATTCAGAAGGTGATGACCCTGCCATGCTCGGGGCCTTTAAAAAAGCTCAGGAAACCTTTAAATACTGCTGGCGGGAACTATCCTGGGAGTCCCGCAGGATCGTGCCTGCACTGGACTTCGCTTGCGTTAAAATAGCCTTTTCGGAAGAGACAGGCACTCCCGGCAAACCCATCGTTGAATATATGTGGGTAAACGAGATCAGTTTTGATGGAGAGACGGTCCGCGGTGTATTGATCAACGAACCTGACAGACTACAAAATGTGAAGAACGGTGATTATGTAGAAGCGCCCTTATCCCGCATCTGCGACTGGCTGCTGGCCACCGAAGGCAAGAGTTATGGAGGTTTTACCGTTCAACTGCTGCGTTCCGGCATGAGCCCTGAAGAACGGCAGCAACACGATGAAGCATGGGACCTCGATTTTGGCGATTATAACGATATACAGCTAGTACGCGGGCAAAAAGAACATCCTGGCAACCTGACAGAACATCCCATGAGCGTGAATATGAAAGACAGCTTCATCAGCTTTCTGCAGCAGCACCCCAGTGAGATCACCCAGCAGGATGATGCGGGATACACCCTCTTACATAAAGAGACCATCGCTGGCAACAAAACCATCGTAGAAGTACTGCTGGAAGCCGGCGCCGATAAAAATGCAAAGACCCTGGATGGGAAAACAGCCCTGGACTTTGCCCGGCAGCTGAACTGGGAACATATCATTCCATTACTCAGCCACTGA
- a CDS encoding ring-cleaving dioxygenase, which produces MKEQILGLHHITAIAGDAQRNYDFYTKVLGLRMVKKTVNFDDPGTYHFYYGDENGTPGTILTFFPWEGIGQGSNGTGMATEIAYAVPAGSLDFWKDRFTRFNVSFTEAQERFGETLLPFTDPDGLNLSLLVPQTADSRKGWETAEVKQDVSTKGFHSTTLSLKKIDPTAKILTDIFGYRLLSQEGNRYRFITDAVENAAVIDLLELPDGNRGHNAAGTNHHVAFRVANNEIQMKYREKVQLKGLQITPQIDRDYFFSLYFREPGGVLFEIATDNPGFTVDEPLAELGSNLKLPKQYEPMRTDIEKALPPLH; this is translated from the coding sequence ATGAAAGAACAGATATTAGGCCTGCACCACATTACTGCTATCGCAGGCGATGCACAACGTAACTATGATTTTTATACCAAAGTATTGGGTCTGAGGATGGTGAAGAAGACCGTCAACTTTGATGATCCGGGCACCTATCACTTTTATTATGGGGATGAAAATGGTACGCCGGGCACTATTCTCACTTTCTTTCCCTGGGAAGGAATTGGTCAGGGCAGCAACGGCACTGGGATGGCTACAGAAATAGCCTACGCTGTACCGGCCGGCAGCCTCGATTTCTGGAAAGACCGTTTTACCCGTTTTAATGTTTCTTTCACGGAAGCACAGGAAAGATTTGGAGAGACATTATTACCTTTTACTGACCCTGATGGATTAAACCTTTCATTGCTGGTACCTCAGACCGCCGATAGCCGGAAAGGATGGGAAACAGCGGAGGTAAAACAGGATGTGTCCACTAAAGGATTTCACAGCACTACCTTGTCTTTAAAGAAAATAGATCCCACGGCCAAAATACTGACAGATATATTCGGTTACCGTTTATTATCACAGGAAGGCAACCGCTATCGTTTTATTACTGATGCTGTTGAAAACGCTGCTGTAATTGATCTGCTGGAATTACCGGACGGAAACCGTGGGCATAATGCTGCCGGAACCAACCACCACGTGGCTTTCAGGGTAGCTAACAATGAGATACAAATGAAATACCGGGAGAAAGTGCAGCTGAAAGGATTACAGATTACACCACAGATTGACAGAGACTACTTCTTCTCTTTGTATTTCAGAGAACCAGGAGGGGTACTTTTTGAAATAGCCACAGACAACCCTGGTTTTACTGTAGATGAACCACTGGCCGAACTGGGAAGCAACCTGAAATTGCCTAAACAGTATGAGCCGATGAGGACCGACATCGAGAAAGCGTTGCCTCCATTACACTAA
- a CDS encoding alpha/beta hydrolase: MQNQTTIPVAPATPLDPATDPRIESNTRTFLNALNAGDGKPMEQLSPVDARAVLTGAQSSVQVDLSGIEVAEKTITHEGQKVRLHIVKPQGKTGILPVFMFFHGGGWVLGDFPTHQRLVRDLVVASEAAAVFVDYTPSPEAHYPVAINQAFAATQWVAAHGNEIGVDSKRLAVVGNSVGGNMAAVIALKALEMRGPAMKLQVLMWPVTDANFNTSSYQEFATGRFLTKNMMKWFWENYTPDEKDRRQIYASPLQATHEQLKGLPPAVVLTAENDVLRDEGEAYARKMDEAGVAVTAMRYNGMIHDWGLLNPLAAIPGTHSAMLMVGSELKKALA, translated from the coding sequence ATGCAAAACCAAACCACCATCCCCGTTGCACCGGCCACTCCGCTGGACCCGGCTACTGATCCGCGGATAGAAAGTAATACCAGGACCTTCCTGAATGCATTGAATGCCGGTGATGGCAAGCCGATGGAACAACTATCTCCTGTAGATGCCAGAGCTGTTCTGACAGGCGCACAATCATCCGTACAGGTCGATCTTTCAGGTATCGAAGTTGCTGAGAAAACTATTACCCATGAAGGTCAAAAGGTCCGGCTTCATATTGTAAAGCCACAAGGCAAAACAGGGATACTGCCGGTGTTTATGTTCTTCCATGGCGGAGGCTGGGTACTGGGTGATTTCCCGACACATCAGCGGCTGGTGCGGGACCTGGTAGTGGCTTCAGAAGCAGCCGCTGTATTCGTTGATTACACGCCGTCTCCGGAGGCACATTATCCGGTGGCCATCAACCAGGCTTTTGCCGCTACGCAGTGGGTGGCCGCCCATGGCAATGAAATTGGCGTGGACAGCAAAAGGCTGGCAGTAGTGGGCAACAGCGTAGGCGGTAATATGGCGGCCGTCATCGCATTAAAGGCCCTGGAAATGAGAGGGCCCGCTATGAAACTACAGGTACTCATGTGGCCGGTAACGGATGCCAACTTTAACACCAGTTCCTACCAGGAGTTCGCTACCGGCAGATTCCTCACTAAAAACATGATGAAGTGGTTCTGGGAGAACTATACCCCAGATGAAAAAGACCGCCGCCAAATATATGCGTCACCGTTACAGGCTACCCATGAGCAGCTGAAAGGCCTGCCGCCTGCCGTGGTGCTGACGGCCGAAAATGATGTGCTACGGGATGAAGGAGAGGCATATGCGCGCAAAATGGATGAGGCAGGCGTAGCGGTTACTGCCATGAGATATAATGGCATGATCCACGACTGGGGACTGCTTAATCCGCTGGCCGCCATACCTGGCACGCATAGTGCAATGTTAATGGTGGGAAGTGAGCTAAAGAAAGCACTGGCATAA
- a CDS encoding pirin family protein has product MAQHILHKNESRGHDHLEWLDSKKTFSFADYYNPKRMNFGALRVLNDDTLAGGKGFGSHPHDNMEIISIPLEGGLRHEDTAGNKKVVTAGQVQVMSTGSGLFHSEYNNSDTETAKFLQIWVYPETLNTTPKYTQITLPGASQENKLYAFIQPGQETDTATIRQDTWFSIGTFDKNTQLTYQTHKNGNGVYAFVIAGSFLVDGKELSERDGLGIWDTTEMTVQSLSEKAELLLMEVPMEF; this is encoded by the coding sequence ATGGCACAGCATATTTTGCATAAGAACGAAAGCCGCGGTCATGATCACCTTGAATGGCTTGATAGCAAAAAGACCTTCAGTTTCGCGGACTATTACAATCCCAAGCGAATGAACTTTGGCGCCCTGAGGGTATTGAATGATGATACATTGGCAGGAGGGAAAGGATTTGGATCACATCCACATGATAATATGGAGATCATCAGTATTCCGCTGGAAGGCGGCCTGCGGCACGAAGATACCGCTGGTAATAAAAAAGTGGTCACCGCCGGACAGGTACAGGTCATGAGCACTGGTAGCGGCCTGTTTCACAGTGAATATAACAATAGTGATACGGAGACTGCTAAGTTTTTACAGATATGGGTATACCCGGAAACACTGAATACTACACCAAAATATACACAGATCACCTTGCCCGGGGCATCACAGGAAAACAAACTGTATGCATTTATACAACCAGGCCAGGAAACAGATACCGCCACCATCCGCCAGGATACCTGGTTTAGTATCGGAACCTTTGATAAGAATACGCAGCTCACCTATCAGACACATAAAAATGGTAACGGCGTGTATGCGTTTGTGATAGCCGGTAGTTTCCTTGTAGATGGTAAAGAGCTCTCTGAGCGTGATGGACTGGGCATTTGGGATACCACAGAGATGACTGTTCAATCGCTGTCAGAAAAAGCGGAACTGTTGCTCATGGAAGTGCCCATGGAATTTTAA
- a CDS encoding sensor histidine kinase — translation MKLIVHYNRHNFFILTLLFVLSGIASYVLTKNVLLNELDENLEDTMDKVNSYIQTHHALPLATTYDNLLISTDTASSPVDKPYLINASEPIRVKGKKHIGRTLVFFVSLDHQRYRIIISRPLEGIKHITKTVVLITMTMILLLIVILAVVNRYFVSRLWRPFYSTLNSLKNFRLNNHQAVEFKKSNIDEFSIMNEHLQLVTSNASKEYHLLKEFTENASHEFQTPLAIIRSKLDVLIQQDNFTETQIELLAEAYSAVTRLSGLSQSLLLLTKIENNQFSNQQDIALHDSLQRKASQFEEIWEDSEISYSLQVCHSYIKMNADLLEILLNNLFSNATRHNKPGGNIAISLDTKSVSISNTGTDTALDREKVFSRFYKNTVNNENNGLGLSIVRQICISSQISPSYEYRDGMHHFSFNW, via the coding sequence ATGAAGCTGATCGTACATTACAACCGTCATAATTTTTTTATCCTGACCTTACTGTTTGTCCTTTCAGGTATTGCCAGTTATGTTTTAACCAAAAACGTGCTGCTCAACGAACTGGATGAAAACCTGGAAGATACGATGGACAAGGTCAACAGCTATATACAAACGCACCATGCACTACCACTGGCTACCACGTATGACAATCTGCTGATTTCTACAGATACCGCCAGCAGCCCGGTGGACAAGCCTTACCTGATCAACGCCAGCGAACCTATCCGCGTGAAAGGCAAAAAACACATAGGCCGTACCCTCGTTTTTTTTGTCAGCCTCGATCATCAGCGTTACAGAATCATCATCAGCAGGCCGCTTGAAGGGATCAAACACATCACCAAAACCGTTGTATTGATCACCATGACCATGATCCTGTTACTCATAGTGATCCTGGCTGTTGTCAACCGTTATTTTGTTTCCAGGCTATGGCGGCCATTTTACAGCACCCTCAATAGTCTGAAAAATTTCAGATTGAACAACCATCAAGCTGTGGAGTTCAAAAAAAGTAATATTGATGAATTCAGTATTATGAATGAACATCTGCAATTGGTGACCAGTAATGCCAGTAAAGAATACCACTTACTAAAAGAATTCACGGAGAATGCGTCCCACGAATTTCAGACACCGCTGGCCATTATCCGCTCCAAACTCGATGTACTGATACAACAGGACAACTTCACAGAAACACAGATAGAACTGCTGGCAGAAGCCTACAGTGCCGTCACCAGGCTGTCCGGATTAAGTCAGTCGCTGTTGCTGCTGACTAAAATTGAGAACAACCAATTCAGCAATCAGCAGGACATTGCATTGCACGACAGCTTACAGCGGAAAGCCAGCCAGTTTGAAGAAATCTGGGAAGACAGTGAAATTTCGTATAGCCTTCAGGTATGTCATTCCTATATCAAAATGAATGCAGACCTGTTGGAAATACTGCTGAATAACCTTTTCAGCAATGCCACCCGGCATAATAAACCAGGCGGCAACATTGCCATCTCCCTGGACACAAAGTCTGTCAGCATCTCCAATACCGGAACAGATACCGCCCTCGACAGAGAAAAGGTTTTTTCCAGGTTTTATAAAAACACCGTTAACAACGAAAATAACGGACTTGGACTGTCTATTGTACGGCAGATATGTATCTCCTCCCAGATATCCCCTTCCTACGAATATAGAGACGGGATGCACCATTTTTCCTTTAACTGGTAA
- a CDS encoding alpha/beta hydrolase gives MHKENIVTAGAELATAKKALIMIHGRGASAEDILGLSGLLNVADYALLAPQATNHSWYPQSFLAPPAQNEPWLSSALDILKKLVANIQEEGIRQEDIYFLGFSQGACLTLEFITRNAGKYGGAVAFTGGLIGDKIYPENYQGTFEGTPVFIGTSNPDFHVPVERVKDTTRILKSMGAAVTERIYDNMGHTIIRDEIDLANELVFR, from the coding sequence ATGCATAAGGAAAATATTGTAACAGCAGGAGCGGAGCTTGCAACGGCTAAAAAAGCACTGATAATGATTCATGGAAGGGGAGCTTCCGCAGAAGATATCCTGGGCCTTTCCGGTCTCCTGAATGTGGCTGATTATGCATTGCTGGCCCCCCAGGCCACCAACCACAGCTGGTACCCACAGTCTTTTCTGGCACCTCCGGCACAAAATGAACCGTGGTTATCTTCAGCATTGGACATACTGAAGAAGCTGGTGGCGAACATACAGGAAGAAGGCATCCGGCAGGAAGATATTTATTTCCTGGGGTTCTCACAGGGAGCCTGTCTGACACTGGAATTTATAACAAGAAATGCAGGAAAGTACGGTGGTGCTGTAGCATTCACTGGCGGACTAATCGGTGATAAAATCTATCCGGAAAATTATCAGGGAACTTTTGAGGGCACGCCTGTTTTTATAGGCACCAGCAATCCTGATTTTCATGTGCCGGTAGAGCGGGTGAAAGATACCACCCGCATACTAAAAAGTATGGGTGCAGCCGTGACCGAAAGGATATACGATAACATGGGACACACCATTATCCGCGATGAAATAGACCTGGCGAATGAACTGGTATTCAGATAA
- a CDS encoding sigma-70 family RNA polymerase sigma factor, with the protein MESSTTHDLFKEIYLTYWDTLYRIAYKKIGYTQDAMDIVQDTFTYVWQQFPSLQLETPKAKPFLITCLYYRIFSFLRSRGLNEKHLQHFQAYLENELHTDPHYNTQDMEAELEAVNIAIMGALDQMPERMKQIFVLNRYENKSIEEIAMLYAIAPKTVQNQLSEAMRRLKNLADSYPATVLLPLLLLLLED; encoded by the coding sequence ATGGAATCTTCAACAACACACGATTTATTTAAGGAAATTTACCTGACATACTGGGATACCCTTTACCGGATTGCCTATAAAAAAATCGGTTACACACAGGATGCAATGGACATTGTGCAGGATACTTTTACATACGTGTGGCAGCAGTTTCCTTCACTACAGCTGGAAACACCGAAGGCCAAACCCTTTTTGATCACCTGCCTGTATTACAGGATATTCAGCTTTTTACGTTCCCGGGGGCTAAACGAAAAACACCTGCAACATTTTCAGGCATATCTGGAAAACGAGCTGCATACAGATCCCCATTACAACACCCAGGATATGGAGGCCGAACTGGAAGCCGTTAACATTGCAATCATGGGCGCACTGGATCAGATGCCAGAGCGGATGAAGCAGATATTTGTACTGAACCGTTATGAAAATAAGTCTATTGAAGAAATAGCCATGCTCTATGCTATTGCGCCCAAAACAGTGCAGAATCAGTTGAGTGAAGCCATGCGCCGCCTGAAAAACCTGGCAGATTCTTATCCCGCTACTGTTTTATTGCCGCTGCTGCTCCTGCTGCTGGAGGATTAA
- a CDS encoding response regulator receiver protein, producing the protein MDNTIRILAIGYDEPIMKVVGRLIDSHGNWQGTVAMSREEGMLKLQSGFYDAVLLCVGVTEDDEAALNQVMTISNPDAKLIRHFGGGSGLLENELRAVFDKK; encoded by the coding sequence ATGGATAATACAATCAGGATACTGGCAATTGGTTATGATGAACCTATCATGAAAGTGGTAGGCCGGCTGATAGACAGCCATGGCAACTGGCAGGGAACGGTTGCTATGTCCAGGGAAGAAGGCATGTTAAAACTACAATCGGGTTTTTATGATGCAGTGTTGCTTTGTGTAGGTGTTACAGAAGATGATGAAGCTGCATTGAATCAGGTAATGACTATCTCCAACCCGGACGCAAAACTAATACGACATTTCGGAGGCGGCAGCGGTTTGCTTGAAAATGAACTGCGCGCTGTATTTGATAAAAAATAA